One segment of Cydia fagiglandana chromosome 12, ilCydFagi1.1, whole genome shotgun sequence DNA contains the following:
- the LOC134669646 gene encoding secretory carrier-associated membrane protein 5 yields MSKFEDNPFGDPTIDNPFADPAVQQVARSTNNATQGLDDYNPFDGQPSPNQPTAQQPPQPAIMQAVSPPTNTQFVGGGNRPSQQQPQGPPNNNLTADLLRRQEELERKAEELARREAELRAGSAGRRNNWPPLPGFCPVQPCFYQDINVDIPLEFQRIVRHLYHLWMFHALILALNILGAMCLMFAGEGFTVFGLAILYFVLLTPFSFVCWYRPIYKAFRSDSSFNFMVYFFIFLFQIIIAVVQSVGFNGSGYCGLITSIAIFQTNIGVGIITILITIGFITSAVADVMLMAKVHRIYRSTGASLAKAQTEFTTEILRNPHVQTAASSAAAAAVNAQIAQANRY; encoded by the exons ATGTCTAAGTTCGAGGATAATCCGTTTGGGGACCCTACCATAGACAACCCATTTGCC GACCCTGCCGTCCAGCAAGTTGCGAGAAGTACGAACAATGCGACACAAGGTCTCGACGATTACAATCCCTTCGATGGGCAGCCTAGTCCAAATCAACCCACG GCCCAACAACCACCACAGCCAGCGATCATGCAGGCAGTGTCACCGCCCACAAACACACAGTTTGTTGGAGGTGGCAACCGGCCATCGCAACAGCAGCCACAAGGGCCGCCCAATAATAACCTCACTGCTGACCTTTTG AGGCGGCAAGAAGAATTAGAACGTAAAGCGGAGGAGCTGGCCAGGCGCGAGGCGGAGCTCCGGGCCGGGTCCGCCGGCAGACGGAACAACTGGCCGCCATTACCCGGCTTCTGTCCCGTACAACCGTGCTTCTACCAGGACATTAATGTGGACATACCGCTCGAGTTCCAGAGGATCGTGCGGCACCTGTATCACCTGTGGATGT TCCACGCGCTGATCCTCGCCCTGAACATCCTTGGGGCGATGTGTCTCATGTTCGCCGGCGAAGGCTTCACGGTCTTCGGTCTGGCCATCCTCTACTTCGTGCTGCTGACTCCCTTCAGCTTCGTCTGCTGGTACCGGCCCATCTACAAGGCGTTCAGGAGCGACTCCTCCTTCAACTTTATGGTGTACTTCTTCATATTCCTGTTCCAAATCATCATTGCTGTGGTGCAGAGTGTTGGTTTCAATGGAAGTGGTTATTG cgGTTTGATCACCAGCATCGCCATATTCCAGACGAACATCGGGGTCGGTATCATCACCATACTGATCACCATCGGTTTCATCACCAGCGCCGTGGCCGATGTCATGCTCATGGCTAAG GTGCACCGCATATACCGGTCGACGGGCGCGTCGCTCGCCAAGGCGCAGACGGAGTTCACGACGGAGATCCTCCGCAACCCGCACGTGCAGACCGCCGCCTCCagcgcggccgccgccgccgtcaaCGCGCAGATCGCGCAGGCCAACCGCTACTAG